Proteins found in one Bacillus subtilis subsp. subtilis str. 168 genomic segment:
- the yrhE gene encoding putative formate dehydrogenase (Evidence 3: Putative function from multiple computational evidences; PubMedId: 10913079, 19114526; Product type e: enzyme), with the protein MMDVKSISVRVDGTEIQARAGATILDILNENGIEYPQICHVPEVDPIQTCDTCIVEANGKLVRSCATVAENGMSIDLSGNRVKEAQTEAMDRLLENHLLYCTVCDNNNGNCTLHNTAEMMGIEHQKYPYTPKEDPSCAVDMSHPFYRYDPNQCIACGQCVEVCQNLQVNETLSIDWERERPRVIWDEGVPINESSCVSCGQCVTVCPCNALMEKSMLGQAGFMTGIKEDVMEPMIDLVKNVEPGYGSIFAISEVEAAMRETRTKKTKTVCTFCGVGCSFEVWTKGRDILKIQPVSDAPVNAISTCVKGKFGWDFVNSKERITKPLIRKNGAFVESSWEEALDLVASRLGSIKEQYGKGSVGFISSSKITNEENYVIQKLARQVFETNNVDNCSRYCQSPATDGLFRTVGMGGDAGTIKDIAKAGLVIIVGANPAEGHPVLATRVKRAHKLHGQKLIVADLRKNEMAERSDLFISPKQGTDQVWLMAVTKYMIDQGWHDQAFIDENVNYFEDYKETLKTYTLDYAERITGLSKENIIQIAEMIRDADGTCVLWGMGVTQNTGGSDTSAAISNLLLATGNYRRPGAGAYPLRGHNNVQGACDMGTLPGWLPGYQHITDDKARAKFEEAYGVEIDGKPGLDNIQMLHAIEEGKMKAMYLVGEDMALVDSNANHVHDILSSLDFFVVQDIFLSRTAQYADVVLPATPSLEKDGTFTNTERRVQRLYQALPTLGDAKPDWWIIQEVANRLGANWNYSHPSDIFSEMASLSPLFAKASYEVLEGWNSFLWGSFTGESTPLLYEDGFNFPDKKARFALSDWTEPAAFPEEYDLHINNGRMLEHFHEGNMTNKSKGIQAKVPNVFVEISPELAQERGVCDGSLVRLVSPFGAVKLNALITDRVRKNELYLPMNSTDKESAINFLTGPAADKRTNTPAYKQTKVRMEVLGGCETAPLPKTNPRNKKRHPQNGVEAERKWNRPGYVHLTD; encoded by the coding sequence ATGATGGACGTTAAGTCGATCAGTGTCCGTGTAGACGGAACAGAAATTCAAGCACGAGCAGGGGCCACAATTTTAGATATTTTAAATGAAAACGGAATTGAGTACCCGCAGATTTGCCACGTACCAGAGGTTGACCCGATTCAAACTTGTGATACTTGCATAGTAGAGGCAAACGGCAAGCTGGTTCGTTCATGCGCGACGGTTGCAGAAAACGGGATGTCTATTGATCTTTCAGGAAATCGAGTGAAAGAAGCGCAAACCGAAGCGATGGACCGCCTTCTTGAAAATCATTTGCTGTATTGTACAGTTTGCGATAACAACAATGGAAACTGTACGCTGCATAATACAGCGGAAATGATGGGGATCGAGCATCAAAAATACCCATACACGCCAAAAGAAGATCCTTCTTGCGCGGTTGATATGTCTCATCCTTTTTACCGCTATGATCCAAACCAATGTATTGCCTGCGGCCAGTGTGTTGAGGTCTGTCAAAACCTTCAGGTAAATGAAACACTCTCAATCGACTGGGAACGCGAACGCCCTCGCGTCATTTGGGATGAGGGAGTTCCGATCAATGAATCTTCCTGTGTCAGCTGCGGTCAGTGTGTAACAGTATGTCCATGTAATGCACTGATGGAAAAATCAATGCTCGGGCAGGCTGGTTTTATGACAGGCATTAAAGAGGACGTCATGGAACCGATGATTGATCTCGTGAAAAATGTTGAACCGGGGTATGGCAGCATTTTTGCCATTTCTGAAGTCGAAGCGGCAATGCGTGAAACGAGAACGAAAAAAACGAAAACTGTATGTACGTTCTGCGGTGTCGGATGTTCATTTGAAGTATGGACAAAAGGACGGGATATTTTAAAGATCCAGCCTGTTTCTGATGCTCCGGTTAACGCAATTTCCACATGTGTCAAAGGGAAATTCGGCTGGGATTTTGTCAATTCAAAAGAGCGGATCACAAAGCCTTTAATCCGTAAAAACGGAGCCTTTGTGGAATCTTCTTGGGAAGAAGCCCTCGATCTTGTCGCAAGCAGATTAGGATCAATTAAAGAGCAGTACGGTAAAGGCTCTGTAGGGTTTATTTCTTCTTCTAAAATTACGAATGAAGAAAACTACGTCATTCAAAAACTAGCGCGTCAGGTATTTGAAACAAACAACGTCGATAACTGCTCACGCTACTGCCAGTCTCCTGCTACAGACGGATTGTTCCGCACTGTCGGCATGGGCGGTGACGCCGGCACGATTAAAGATATTGCCAAAGCAGGCCTGGTCATCATTGTCGGTGCCAATCCGGCGGAAGGACACCCAGTGCTCGCAACACGCGTCAAACGGGCACACAAGCTCCACGGTCAAAAACTGATTGTTGCTGACCTGCGTAAAAATGAGATGGCTGAGCGATCTGATCTGTTCATCAGCCCTAAACAAGGCACAGACCAAGTTTGGCTGATGGCTGTTACGAAATATATGATCGACCAAGGCTGGCACGATCAGGCGTTTATTGATGAGAACGTCAATTACTTTGAAGATTATAAAGAAACCCTTAAAACGTATACGCTTGATTATGCAGAACGCATCACAGGCCTTTCAAAAGAAAACATCATTCAAATTGCTGAAATGATTCGTGATGCTGACGGCACTTGTGTCCTTTGGGGAATGGGTGTCACACAAAATACAGGCGGTTCTGATACATCAGCAGCCATTTCAAACCTGCTTCTCGCTACGGGCAACTATCGCCGTCCAGGTGCCGGCGCTTATCCTCTGCGCGGACACAATAACGTGCAAGGCGCATGTGATATGGGAACATTGCCTGGCTGGCTGCCGGGATATCAGCATATTACAGATGACAAAGCACGCGCTAAATTTGAAGAGGCATATGGTGTCGAGATTGATGGAAAGCCTGGTTTAGATAATATTCAAATGCTTCATGCCATTGAAGAAGGAAAAATGAAAGCTATGTATCTTGTCGGTGAGGATATGGCACTGGTCGATTCAAACGCGAACCATGTGCATGATATTTTATCAAGCCTTGATTTCTTCGTGGTACAGGACATCTTCCTGTCAAGAACAGCTCAATATGCTGATGTCGTCTTGCCGGCCACTCCTTCACTTGAAAAAGACGGAACATTTACCAACACAGAACGCCGTGTCCAGCGATTGTATCAGGCGCTTCCGACGCTTGGTGACGCAAAACCGGACTGGTGGATTATTCAAGAGGTGGCAAACCGTTTAGGAGCGAATTGGAATTACAGCCATCCAAGTGACATTTTCTCTGAAATGGCGAGTCTTTCTCCTCTGTTTGCCAAAGCAAGCTATGAGGTGCTTGAAGGCTGGAACAGCTTCCTATGGGGCAGCTTCACAGGTGAAAGCACACCGCTTCTGTATGAAGACGGATTTAATTTCCCTGACAAAAAAGCCCGCTTTGCCCTTTCTGATTGGACCGAGCCAGCGGCATTTCCGGAGGAATATGACCTTCATATCAATAACGGCCGGATGCTGGAGCATTTCCACGAAGGAAACATGACAAATAAATCGAAAGGCATCCAAGCGAAAGTGCCGAATGTATTCGTTGAGATCTCACCTGAGCTTGCACAAGAGCGAGGTGTTTGTGACGGTTCGCTTGTACGGCTCGTTTCTCCGTTCGGAGCAGTCAAATTGAACGCGCTGATCACAGACCGGGTACGGAAAAATGAACTCTATTTGCCAATGAACTCGACAGACAAGGAGTCAGCGATTAACTTCTTGACGGGCCCTGCAGCTGATAAACGGACGAACACGCCTGCTTATAAACAGACAAAGGTCCGCATGGAAGTGCTTGGCGGCTGTGAAACAGCGCCGCTTCCAAAAACAAATCCGCGCAACAAAAAACGGCATCCGCAAAACGGAGTCGAAGCAGAAAGAAAATGGAACCGCCCTGGCTATGTACATCTGACTGATTAA
- a CDS encoding hypothetical protein (Evidence 5: Unknown function) has translation MMNDYQKRLPSIGHGYASMPHSFKHGYGNPFRQQRLMAMQQQRLYVFPYHWH, from the coding sequence ATGATGAACGATTATCAAAAAAGACTGCCGTCGATTGGCCATGGTTATGCGTCCATGCCGCATTCCTTCAAACATGGTTATGGAAATCCATTCCGACAGCAGAGGCTGATGGCAATGCAGCAGCAAAGGCTGTATGTATTCCCTTATCATTGGCATTAG
- the yrhF gene encoding hypothetical protein (Evidence 4: Unknown function but conserved in other organisms): MSKKIHEFNDIIRKLRKELFGKGPERIHTVFVENMAVSTLYGNLSASEQFIARTPEGREMVHAARTSLIQDLYSKQTPEGMEELMGAKLVHLFSDIKIEENIAVSVFVFDRKIDEQKEALQS; the protein is encoded by the coding sequence ATGTCTAAAAAAATTCATGAATTCAATGATATTATTCGAAAACTTCGCAAAGAATTGTTCGGAAAAGGGCCTGAGAGAATTCATACTGTATTTGTAGAAAACATGGCAGTTTCAACACTATACGGAAATCTGAGTGCAAGCGAGCAGTTTATTGCCCGCACGCCTGAAGGAAGAGAGATGGTACATGCGGCCCGGACAAGCCTAATTCAAGACCTTTATTCCAAACAAACACCGGAAGGAATGGAGGAACTTATGGGAGCTAAGCTAGTCCATTTGTTTTCTGATATTAAAATTGAGGAAAACATCGCTGTATCTGTATTTGTTTTTGACCGAAAAATAGATGAGCAAAAAGAAGCTCTGCAAAGCTAG
- the bscR gene encoding transcriptional regulator for cypB (Evidence 1a: Function from experimental evidences in the studied strain; PubMedId: 11574077; Product type r: regulator), with protein sequence MISASSSKYDMIMKASVSLFTERGFDATTIPMIAERAHVGTGTIYRYFDSKETLVNVLFQESIQRFTEKLKQDVSELPVREGFHHVFCCLVQFTKESDYALFFLETKKDAHYLNHTSKKMIENLTQMLDDYFNKGKAEGVIRSLPSNVLIAIVLGAFLKIYQLVQTGDIEMDTDLITELEQCCWDAIKLHSSQK encoded by the coding sequence ATGATATCCGCATCCAGCAGTAAATACGACATGATTATGAAAGCGTCAGTCTCACTTTTTACGGAAAGGGGTTTTGACGCTACCACTATTCCTATGATAGCTGAACGTGCTCATGTAGGGACAGGAACGATCTATCGTTATTTTGACAGCAAAGAAACACTCGTTAACGTACTGTTTCAAGAAAGCATCCAGCGATTTACGGAAAAACTGAAGCAAGACGTTTCAGAATTGCCTGTCAGAGAAGGCTTTCACCACGTATTTTGCTGTCTCGTTCAGTTTACGAAAGAGAGCGACTATGCGCTTTTTTTTCTTGAAACCAAAAAAGACGCTCATTACTTAAATCATACAAGCAAAAAAATGATAGAAAATCTGACTCAAATGCTTGATGACTATTTTAATAAGGGAAAAGCGGAAGGCGTGATTCGCAGCCTGCCCTCTAATGTGTTAATTGCGATTGTATTAGGGGCGTTTCTCAAGATATATCAGCTCGTTCAAACAGGTGATATAGAGATGGACACTGATTTAATTACTGAATTGGAACAATGCTGCTGGGACGCCATTAAGCTTCATTCATCACAAAAATAG
- the mtnN gene encoding methylthioadenosine / S-adenosylhomocysteine nucleosidase (Evidence 1a: Function from experimental evidences in the studied strain; PubMedId: 10574451, 10939241, 15102328, 17056751, 24509311, 25849497, 25849889; Product type e: enzyme) yields the protein MRLAVIGAMEEEVTILRNKLENAKTETIAHCEFTTGEYEGTEVILLKSGIGKVNAAISTTLLLDRYKPDYVINTGSAGGFHHTLNVGDVVISTDVRHHDVDVTAFDYEYGQVPGLPAAYAADEKLISITEEAVSELDGIQVAKGTIATGDSFMNDPKRVEEVRARFSDLYAVEMEAAAVAQVCHQFKTPFVVIRALSDIAGKESHVSFDQFLEQAAVHSTELVLKVIKRIH from the coding sequence ATGAGACTAGCAGTCATCGGAGCAATGGAAGAGGAAGTTACCATCTTAAGAAACAAACTTGAAAATGCAAAAACAGAAACGATCGCACACTGTGAATTTACAACAGGCGAATATGAAGGAACTGAAGTGATTCTTTTAAAATCAGGAATTGGAAAAGTAAATGCTGCTATCAGCACGACGCTTCTGCTTGACCGTTACAAGCCTGATTATGTCATTAACACAGGCTCAGCCGGCGGATTTCATCATACATTGAATGTAGGGGATGTCGTCATTTCCACTGACGTTCGCCACCATGATGTAGACGTAACGGCTTTTGACTATGAATACGGCCAAGTGCCGGGTCTTCCGGCTGCTTATGCGGCGGATGAAAAGCTGATCAGCATCACTGAAGAAGCGGTATCTGAACTCGACGGCATTCAGGTTGCAAAAGGAACGATTGCAACAGGCGATTCTTTCATGAACGATCCGAAGCGGGTTGAAGAGGTGCGTGCGAGATTTTCTGATCTGTACGCGGTTGAAATGGAGGCTGCGGCAGTGGCTCAAGTATGCCATCAATTTAAAACGCCGTTTGTCGTCATCAGAGCGTTATCAGATATCGCAGGCAAAGAATCACATGTTTCATTTGACCAATTTTTAGAGCAGGCGGCTGTTCATTCAACAGAGCTTGTGTTAAAGGTGATCAAACGAATTCATTAA
- the mccB gene encoding cystathionine gamma-lyase and homocysteine gamma-lyase for reverse transsulfuration pathway (Evidence 1a: Function from experimental evidences in the studied strain; PubMedId: 10939241, 15760717, 17056751, 18812398; Product type e: enzyme), with protein MKKKTLMIHGGITGDEKTGAVSVPIYQVSTYKQPKAGQHTGYEYSRTANPTRTALEALVTELESGEAGYAFSSGMAAITAVMMLFNSGDHVVLTDDVYGGTYRVMTKVLNRLGIESTFVDTSSREEVEKAIRPNTKAIYIETPTNPLLKITDLTLMADIAKKAGVLLIVDNTFNTPYFQQPLTLGADIVLHSATKYLGGHSDVVGGLVVTASKELGEELHFVQNSTGGVLGPQDSWLLMRGIKTLGLRMEAIDQNARKIASFLENHPAVQTLYYPGSSNHPGHELAKTQGAGFGGMISFDIGSEERVDAFLGNLKLFTIAESLGAVESLISVPARMTHASIPRERRLELGITDGLIRISVGIEDAEDLLEDIGQALENI; from the coding sequence ATGAAGAAAAAAACATTGATGATACATGGCGGAATCACAGGTGATGAGAAAACAGGCGCAGTTTCCGTGCCGATTTATCAAGTAAGCACGTACAAGCAGCCGAAAGCAGGGCAGCATACAGGCTACGAGTATTCAAGAACGGCCAATCCGACTCGAACCGCTCTCGAAGCACTTGTGACAGAACTGGAAAGCGGGGAAGCAGGCTATGCGTTCAGCTCAGGAATGGCTGCCATTACAGCGGTTATGATGCTGTTTAACAGCGGAGATCATGTCGTGTTGACTGATGATGTGTACGGCGGAACATATCGCGTGATGACAAAGGTGCTTAACCGTCTTGGCATTGAATCAACATTTGTTGATACGAGCAGCAGGGAAGAAGTTGAAAAAGCGATTCGCCCTAATACAAAAGCAATTTATATTGAAACACCGACAAACCCGTTGCTCAAAATCACCGACCTGACGCTCATGGCTGATATCGCAAAAAAAGCGGGTGTTCTGCTTATCGTAGACAATACCTTTAATACTCCTTATTTTCAACAGCCGCTTACTTTAGGCGCTGATATCGTACTGCACAGTGCGACAAAATATCTTGGCGGACACAGTGATGTCGTCGGAGGTTTAGTTGTGACAGCTTCGAAAGAGCTTGGAGAAGAGCTGCATTTTGTGCAAAACTCCACAGGCGGCGTGCTCGGCCCTCAAGATTCCTGGCTGTTAATGAGAGGAATCAAAACGTTGGGACTCAGAATGGAAGCGATCGATCAAAATGCGCGGAAAATCGCAAGCTTTCTTGAGAATCACCCTGCTGTCCAAACGTTATATTACCCTGGTTCTTCAAATCATCCCGGACATGAGCTTGCAAAAACGCAAGGAGCGGGCTTCGGCGGCATGATCTCCTTTGATATTGGCAGTGAAGAACGGGTTGATGCGTTTTTAGGAAATCTGAAACTGTTTACCATTGCTGAAAGCCTGGGGGCGGTTGAAAGCTTAATTTCTGTTCCTGCAAGAATGACACATGCCTCTATTCCGAGAGAACGCCGGCTTGAGCTCGGCATTACGGACGGCTTGATCAGAATTTCTGTAGGAATTGAAGATGCGGAAGACTTGTTGGAAGATATCGGCCAAGCGCTTGAAAATATATAA
- the yrhC gene encoding hypothetical protein (Evidence 4: Unknown function but conserved in other organisms; PubMedId: 17056751), with translation MNKNRMKSLKEDYKHFAFTLLAVSTFLYIGAVLPDQGLTLGQKSTMFLADCVFLAGAFFCADRSLIYKKRLEEADE, from the coding sequence TTGAACAAAAATAGAATGAAATCTTTAAAAGAAGACTACAAGCATTTTGCTTTTACATTGCTTGCAGTCAGCACTTTTTTATATATAGGCGCAGTTCTCCCTGATCAAGGCTTAACATTAGGCCAGAAATCGACGATGTTTTTAGCGGATTGCGTATTTTTAGCCGGTGCCTTCTTTTGCGCTGACCGTTCACTTATTTACAAGAAGCGTCTGGAAGAAGCCGACGAATAA
- the yrhG gene encoding putative formate/nitrite transporter (Evidence 3: Putative function from multiple computational evidences; PubMedId: 15849754, 16850406, 24887098; Product type t: transporter), with protein MAFRKPDEIAEAAIEAGMKKIKLPLPSLLVLGFLGGAFIALGYLLDIRVIGDLPKEWGSLSSLIGAAVFPVGLILVVLAGAELITGNMMSVAMALFSRKISVKELAINWGIVTIMNLIGALFVAYFFGHLVGLTETGPYLEKTIAVAQGKLDMSFGKVLISAIGCNWLVCLAVWLSFGAQDAAGKILGIWFPIMAFVAIGFQHVVANMFVIPAAIFAGSFTWGQFIGNIIPAFIGNVIGGAVFVGLIYFIAYHKKDRSRKEMKQVS; from the coding sequence ATGGCTTTTCGAAAACCGGATGAAATAGCGGAAGCAGCAATTGAAGCAGGGATGAAAAAAATAAAGCTCCCGCTGCCGTCACTGCTTGTGCTGGGGTTTTTAGGCGGTGCATTTATCGCGCTTGGGTATTTGCTTGATATCAGGGTAATTGGCGATCTTCCGAAAGAATGGGGGAGCCTGTCCAGTTTGATTGGTGCAGCAGTATTTCCAGTCGGCCTGATCCTTGTCGTTCTCGCTGGCGCTGAACTGATCACAGGCAATATGATGTCAGTTGCGATGGCGTTATTTTCGAGAAAAATATCAGTAAAAGAGTTAGCGATTAACTGGGGAATCGTCACAATTATGAACTTAATCGGCGCATTGTTTGTTGCTTACTTTTTCGGGCATTTGGTTGGATTGACTGAAACAGGTCCTTATTTAGAAAAAACGATTGCCGTTGCCCAAGGAAAGCTTGATATGAGCTTTGGCAAGGTTCTCATTTCCGCCATCGGCTGTAACTGGCTTGTATGTCTTGCAGTGTGGCTTTCTTTCGGCGCCCAAGACGCAGCAGGAAAAATCCTTGGCATCTGGTTCCCAATCATGGCTTTTGTGGCTATCGGATTTCAGCACGTTGTCGCCAACATGTTTGTGATTCCTGCTGCCATTTTTGCAGGCTCATTCACGTGGGGGCAGTTCATCGGAAACATCATTCCGGCTTTTATCGGTAATGTCATCGGCGGAGCTGTATTTGTCGGTCTCATTTATTTTATTGCATATCATAAGAAAGACCGCTCCAGAAAAGAAATGAAGCAGGTGTCATGA
- the yrhD gene encoding hypothetical protein (Evidence 4: Unknown function but conserved in other organisms; PubMedId: 10913079), with amino-acid sequence MATPITTIKKETKTAEQIKLEKIEELKELLAENEDAVSKTMTLMNELNDLGIFDAATSMLRAKEDIAKIALGQVSREPVTNLINTMMAAGGALTKADPEFTAKLLESVMAGTEQAQSFLKEDKKVGILDLLKAMNDPDINRAVGFGLQFLKGMGKELREQ; translated from the coding sequence ATGGCCACTCCGATTACGACGATCAAAAAAGAAACAAAAACAGCTGAGCAAATTAAGCTTGAAAAAATAGAAGAACTGAAAGAGCTGCTGGCGGAAAATGAGGACGCCGTCTCTAAAACGATGACGTTAATGAATGAACTCAATGATCTTGGAATTTTTGATGCGGCAACAAGCATGCTCAGAGCGAAGGAAGACATTGCCAAGATTGCGCTTGGCCAAGTTTCCCGCGAGCCTGTCACCAACCTCATCAACACGATGATGGCCGCCGGAGGCGCATTGACAAAAGCCGATCCTGAGTTTACAGCAAAGCTTTTAGAAAGCGTAATGGCTGGGACTGAACAGGCACAAAGCTTTTTAAAAGAAGACAAGAAAGTCGGGATTCTCGACCTGTTAAAAGCAATGAACGATCCTGACATCAACAGAGCCGTCGGGTTCGGCCTTCAGTTTTTAAAAGGCATGGGAAAAGAACTTCGAGAACAATAA
- the yrzI gene encoding hypothetical protein (Evidence 4: Unknown function but conserved in other organisms) has protein sequence MTINLFFLTLTIKKRFKSLEEFEREQQIEQIYDEMKESQLKHLYLTNWR, from the coding sequence ATGACGATTAACCTATTCTTTTTAACGTTAACGATTAAAAAACGGTTTAAAAGCCTGGAAGAATTCGAACGAGAACAGCAGATTGAACAAATTTATGATGAAATGAAAGAGTCTCAGTTAAAGCATCTTTATTTAACAAACTGGCGCTAA
- the mccA gene encoding cystathionine beta-synthase for the reverse transsulfuration pathway (Evidence 1a: Function from experimental evidences in the studied strain; PubMedId: 10939241, 15760717, 17056751, 18812398; Product type e: enzyme), with amino-acid sequence MTVITDITELIGNTPLLRLKNFDVPEGVAVYAKLEMMNPGGSIKDRLGDMLIRDALDSGKVKPGGVIIEATAGNTGIGLALSARKYGLKAIFCVPEHFSREKQQIMQALGASIIHTPRQDGMQGAIQKAIQLETEIENSYCVLQFKNRVNPSTYYKTLGPEMWEALDGNIHTFVAGAGSGGTFAGTASFLKEKNPAVKTVIVEPVGSILNGGEPHAHKTEGIGMEFIPDYMDKSHFDEIYTVTDENAFRLVKEAAEKEGLLIGSSSGAALYAALEEAKKASAGTNIVTVFPDSSDRYISKQIYEGGI; translated from the coding sequence ATGACAGTGATTACGGACATTACCGAGCTGATTGGGAATACACCGCTTCTCCGCTTGAAGAACTTTGATGTTCCAGAAGGAGTCGCGGTGTATGCCAAGCTTGAAATGATGAATCCAGGGGGAAGCATCAAAGACAGACTGGGAGATATGCTGATTCGTGACGCGCTCGATTCAGGCAAAGTGAAACCCGGCGGAGTGATTATAGAAGCTACGGCAGGCAATACAGGGATCGGCCTTGCGTTAAGTGCCAGAAAATATGGGCTGAAAGCGATTTTCTGTGTCCCTGAACATTTCAGCAGAGAGAAACAGCAAATTATGCAAGCGCTTGGCGCATCAATCATTCATACACCGCGTCAAGACGGAATGCAGGGAGCCATTCAAAAAGCCATTCAGCTGGAGACTGAAATTGAAAATTCTTATTGCGTTTTGCAATTTAAAAACCGAGTAAATCCATCGACTTACTATAAGACGCTTGGACCTGAAATGTGGGAAGCGCTTGACGGGAATATTCATACATTTGTCGCAGGGGCAGGATCAGGAGGCACATTCGCAGGGACAGCTTCCTTCTTAAAAGAAAAAAATCCAGCAGTCAAAACGGTGATTGTTGAACCGGTGGGCTCGATTTTAAACGGAGGAGAGCCCCACGCTCATAAAACAGAGGGCATCGGCATGGAGTTTATCCCCGATTATATGGATAAGAGCCATTTTGACGAGATCTACACCGTAACAGATGAGAATGCGTTTAGACTTGTGAAAGAAGCGGCAGAAAAAGAAGGCCTGCTGATCGGAAGCTCTTCAGGTGCAGCGCTTTATGCGGCATTGGAGGAAGCGAAAAAAGCATCCGCTGGAACTAACATTGTCACAGTATTTCCTGACAGCAGCGATCGATATATCAGCAAACAAATATACGAAGGAGGCATCTGA
- the yrhH gene encoding putative methyltransferase (Evidence 3: Putative function from multiple computational evidences; PubMedId: 15870467; Product type e: enzyme), protein MLENRLYKRSDFWKLFSRKYKLTKTIEHMMIDSIDIQENDRILEIGIGNGTVFKSITKKLKKGSLKSIDPSKRKVRQISRANRKNMGNGEVFHGYPEDIPFDDRTFNKVFSLHTVQSCTDIRLALREIYRVLQIDGRFYISIDTNTGEKEKTYIQLLKDQHFRDLSVIRRASCLCIVAVK, encoded by the coding sequence ATGCTAGAAAATAGACTCTATAAACGATCGGATTTTTGGAAATTATTTTCTCGGAAATATAAGCTAACCAAAACAATTGAGCATATGATGATTGACTCTATAGATATACAAGAAAATGACAGAATTTTAGAAATTGGAATTGGAAACGGCACTGTCTTTAAAAGCATAACCAAGAAACTAAAAAAGGGTAGCCTAAAAAGCATTGATCCTTCAAAACGAAAGGTAAGACAGATATCACGTGCGAATCGAAAGAACATGGGGAACGGGGAGGTTTTTCATGGCTATCCAGAGGACATTCCCTTTGATGACCGTACCTTTAATAAAGTCTTTTCTTTACATACGGTTCAAAGCTGCACCGATATTAGGCTTGCATTAAGAGAAATTTACAGGGTGCTTCAAATTGACGGCCGGTTTTATATCAGTATTGACACAAATACCGGTGAAAAAGAGAAAACGTATATTCAACTGCTGAAAGACCAGCATTTCAGGGATCTTTCTGTTATCAGGCGTGCTTCCTGTCTATGTATTGTGGCTGTTAAATAA